A section of the Citrus sinensis cultivar Valencia sweet orange chromosome 8, DVS_A1.0, whole genome shotgun sequence genome encodes:
- the LOC127899384 gene encoding uncharacterized protein LOC127899384, with protein sequence MDFITSLPQSNGKTIIWVIVDRLSKYGHFCALPEGVTAPKLAEYFVREYVQLHGFPRSIVTDRDPLFISEFWRELFKLQGTELRPSTVSRFYAGMMRAQERMCTQANRHRRDKEFEVGNWVYVKLQRYRQSSLAHRLSNKLAKKYYGSYQIAARVGKVAYRLLLPPESRIHPVFHISILKLCPNPAEVISAHPPPTAEPYSIPLCILDQRTIKTNKQKVKQVLVQWSNTTPDEATWENWEPFHATFPHISLEDKAHFHEGGNDTTTAQPIAQARPKRQPKVPFKLQDFVRE encoded by the exons ATGGATTTCATTACTTCTTTACCACAATCAAACGGTAAGACAATTATTTGGGTCATTGTTGATAGACTGTCCAAGTACGGTCATTTTTGTGCCTTGCCAGAGGGAGTTACTGCACCGAAATTGGCTGAATATTTTGTTCGCGAGTACGTTCAACTTCATGGATTCCCTAGATCCATTGTTACTGATCGTGATCCTCTGTTCATTAGTGAATTTTGGCGAGAACTATTTAAATTGCAGGGAACGGAGTTACGGCCTAGCACTGTTTCAAGATTTTATGCGGGAATGATG AGAGCACAGGAAAGAATGTGCACCCAAGCAAATCGCCATCGTCGCGATAAGGAGTTTGAGGTTGGTAACTGGGTTTATGTTAAGCTTCAACGTTATCGACAGTCTTCTCTTGCTCACCGTCTAAGTAACAAGCTTGCCAAAAAGTATTATGGTTCTTACCAAATAGCGGCAAGAGTTGGAAAGGTTGCATATCGCTTATTGTTACCACCTGAATCTCGTATCCATCCCGTGTTCCACATTTCAATCCTCAAGTTATGTCCAAACCCTGCTGAAGTTATTTCCGCCCACCCACCCCCAACTGCAGAACCTTATTCCATACCTCTATGCATTTTGGACCAGCGAACTATCAAGACAAATAAGCAAAAGGTCAAGCAAGTCTTAGTGCAGTGGTCTAACACGACACCTGATGAAGCTACATGGGAGAATTGGGAACCTTTCCACGCCACTTTTCCTCATATTAGCCTTGAGGACAAGGCTCATTTCCATGAGGGTGGTAATGATACAACCACTGCACAACCGATTGCTCAAGCTAGGCCTAAGAGACAGCCCAAAGTTCCCTTCAAGCTTCAAGATTTTGTGCGGGAATGA